A single window of Bombyx mori chromosome 9, ASM3026992v2 DNA harbors:
- the Atpsyn-beta gene encoding H+ transporting ATP synthase beta subunit isoform 1 (isoform 1 is encoded by transcript variant 1) produces the protein MLGAISRVGSGILAVKSVAEKSLSECGKIVAVNAVNKRDYAAKSAGKGQGKVVAVIGAVVDVQFEDNLPPILNALEVQNRSPRLVLEVAQHLGENTVRTIAMDGTEGLVRGQPVLDSGSPIRIPVGAETLGRIINVIGEPIDERGPIPTDKTAAIHAEAPEFVDMSVQQEILVTGIKVVDLLAPYAKGGKIGLFGGAGVGKTVLIMELINNVAKAHGGYSVFAGVGERTREGNDLYHEMIESGVISLKDKTSKVALVYGQMNEPPGARARVALTGLTVAEYFRDQEGQDVLLFIDNIFRFTQAGSEVSALLGRIPSAVGYQPTLATDMGTMQERITTTKKGSITSVQAIYVPADDLTDPAPATTFAHLDATTVLSRAIAELGIYPAVDPLDSTSRIMDPNIIGAEHYNVARGVQKILQDYKSLQDIIAILGMDELSEEDKLTVARARKIQRFLSQPFQVAEVFTGHAGKLVPLEETIKGFSKILAGDYDHLPEVAFYMVGPIEEVVAKADTLAKNA, from the coding sequence ATGTTGGGGGCAATAAGTCGAGTTGGAAGCGGCATTTTAGCCGTTAAATCAGTTGCTGAGAAATCCCTTTCAGAATGTGGAAAAATCGTTGCAGTCAATGCCGTTAACAAGAGGGACTATGCTGCTAAATCTGCAGGAAAAGGCCAAGGTAAGGTTGTTGCCGTTATCGGTGCTGTGGTAGATGTGCAATTCGAAGATAACCTGCCTCCGATTCTAAATGCCCTTGAGGTGCAAAATCGATCTCCCCGCCTCGTACTTGAGGTAGCCCAACATTTGGGTGAGAACACAGTTCGGACCATTGCCATGGACGGTACTGAAGGCTTAGTCCGTGGGCAACCCGTACTAGACTCTGGCTCACCAATTCGTATCCCGGTGGGAGCTGAAACCCTCGGTCGCATCATCAATGTAATCGGCGAACCGATTGACGAGCGTGGTCCCATCCCCACCGACAAGACTGCTGCTATTCATGCTGAAGCTCCAGAGTTTGTCGACATGTCTGTGCAGCAGGAGATTCTCGTAACTGGTATAAAAGTCGTCGATCTGCTCGCTCCTTATGCCAAAGGAGGAAAGATTGGGTTGTTTGGCGGAGCTGGTGTGGGCAAAACTGTATTGATTATGGAACTGATCAACAATGTTGCCAAAGCCCATGGTGGTTACTCTGTGTTTGCTGGAGTAGGAGAGCGTACTCGTGAAGGAAATGATTTATACCACGAGATGATTGAATCTGGTGTGATTTCTCTAAAAGACAAAACATCCAAGGTAGCTCTAGTATATGGTCAAATGAACGAACCTCCTGGTGCCCGTGCTCGTGTTGCCCTTACTGGTCTCACTGTTGCTGAATATTTCCGTGATCAAGAAGGACAGGATGTACTGCTCTTCATTGACAACATTTTCCGTTTCACTCAGGCTGGATCAGAAGTGTCTGCTCTGCTTGGTCGTATCCCATCTGCTGTAGGATATCAGCCTACTCTGGCTACTGACATGGGTACTATGCAGGAAAGAATTACCACCACCAAGAAAGGTTCCATCACATCTGTACAGGCTATTTATGTACCAGCTGATGACTTGACAGATCCTGCTCCAGCTACCACTTTTGCTCACTTGGATGCTACCACTGTACTCTCCAGAGCCATTGCTGAATTGGGTATCTACCCAGCTGTGGATCCTCTTGACTCAACTTCCCGTATCATGGACCCCAATATTATTGGAGCTGAGCACTACAATGTTGCACGTGGAGTTCAGAAAATTCTTCAGGACTACAAATCCCTGCAGGACATTATTGCTATTTTGGGTATGGACGAGTTGTCTGAAGAAGACAAGTTGACAGTGGCACGTGCACGTAAAATTCAGAGGTTCCTCTCACAACCTTTCCAAGTAGCTGAGGTGTTCACTGGACATGCGGGTAAACTAGTACCACTTGAGGAAACTATCAAAGGATTCTCCAAAATTCTAGCAGGGGACTATGATCATTTGCCAGAAGTAGCATTCTACATGGTTGGACCTATTGAGGAGGTTGTGGCCAAAGCTGATACTCTTGCTAAGAATGCTTAA
- the LOC692977 gene encoding signal peptidase 18 kDa subunit (The RefSeq protein has 1 substitution compared to this genomic sequence): MLESLFDDVRRMNKRQFMYQVLSLGMIVSSALMIWKGLMVVTGSESPIVVVLSGSMEPAFHRGDLLFLTNYPEEPVRVGEIVVFKVEGRDIPIVHRVLKLHEKNNGTVKFLTKGDNNSVDDRGLYAQGQLWLTKKDVVGRARGFLPYVGMVTIYMNEYPKFKFAVLACLAIYVLVHRE; this comes from the exons ATGTTGGAAAGTCTATTTGATGATGTGCGGCGAATGAACAAGCGGCAG TTCATGTACCAAGTGTTAAGCTTTGGTATGATAGTGTCTTCTGCCTTGATGATATGGAAAGGTTTGATGGTAGTAACAGGAAGTGAAAGCCCAATAGTAGTAGTACTGTCAGGCAGTATGGAGCCAGCTTTTCACAGAGGAGACTTGCTGTTTTTAACCAATTACCCTGAGGAGCCTGTCCGCGTTGGAGAAATTGTTGTCTTCAAAGTAGAGGGCCGGGATATCCCGATTGTTCACAGAGTATTGAAACTACATGAAAA GAACAATGGCACAGTAAAGTTCTTAACCAAAGGTGACAATAATAGCGTTGATGACAGAGGCTTGTATGCCCAGGGCCAACTGTGGCTCACTAAAAAAGATGTGGTTGGCCGTGCAAGAGGATTTTTGCCATATGTTGGAATGGTCACCATATATATGAATGAATATCCTAAGTTTAAG tTTGCTGTGCTGGCTTGTCTTGCAATTTATGTATTAGTACACAGGGAGTGA
- the LOC101738474 gene encoding NEDD8-activating enzyme E1 catalytic subunit encodes MTSESQTADYQNRRWQHIRKLLERSGPFCHPDFEASAEILNFIMNCCKVLIVGAGGLGCELLKDLALMGFKKLHIVDMDTIELSNLNRQFLFRRNDIGLPKAKCAVEFVNKRVPGCEAVAHHCAIQDLDEDFYRQFHIVVCGLDSIIARRWLNGMLVSLLQYNDDRSLDQSSVIPMVDGGTEGFKGNARVILPGMSACIECTLDLYPPQKTFPLCTIANTPRLPEHCIEYVKVIQWAKENPWGSSTTLDGDDPQHVVWVYEKAQERAMKHGIANVTYRLTQGVLKNIIPAVASTNAAIAAACATEVFKLASSCCVNMNNYMVLNMADGVYTYTFSAEKRPDCVACCNSTRVMKIDPDATLQYIYTKLCEDQAYLMKSPGITTVINGCNKTLYMSSIKSIEERTKDNLKKKLTDLGLFNGADILVADVTTPNTITIKLKFETLDVDMTK; translated from the exons ATGACTTCAGAATCTCAAACGGCTGATTATCAAAATAGGAGATGGCAACATATAAGGAAGCTGCTGGAAAGATCTGGTCCTTTCTGCCATCCAGATTTTGAAGCTTCAGCAGAAATTCTAAATTTCATCATGAACTGTTGTAAAGTTCTCATTGTTGGGGCAGGTGGTCTTGGTTGTGAATTATTGAAAGATTTAGCCTTAATGGGCTTCAAAAAGTTACATATTGTAGATATGGATACAATAGAACTATCAAATTTAAACCGGCAATTTTTGTTCAGAAGAAATGATATTGGCCTACCTAAAGCTAAATGTGCTGTGGAATTTGTCAATAAAAG AGTTCCTGGGTGTGAAGCTGTAGCTCACCACTGTGCCATTCAGGACCTTGATGAAGATTTTTATAGACAATTTCACATTGTTGTTTGTGGGCTTGACTCAATTATTGCTCGGAGATGGCTTAATGGAATGCTGGTATCCTTGTTGCAGTACAATGATGACA GAAGTTTGGACCAGAGTAGTGTAATTCCAATGGTGGATGGAGGTACTGAGGGATTTAAAGGCAATGCTAGAGTTATATTACCTGGCATGAGTGCATGTATTGAGTGTACTTTAGATCTATATCCCCCACAAAAAACTTTCCCTTTGTGCACCATTGCTAACACTCCAAG ATTACCAGAACATTGTATCGAATATGTTAAAGTAATTCAATGGGCAAAGGAGAATCCATGGGGTAGTTCAACAACTTTAGATGGTGATGATCCACAGCATGTCGTGTGGGTGTATGAAAAGGCCCAAGAAAGGGCAATGAAGCATGGGATTGCTAATGTTACATACAGGTTGACCCAAGGAGTTTTAAAGAACATTATACCTGCTGTTGCCAGTACTAATGCTGCTATAGCTGCTGCTTGTGCTACAGAG GTATTTAAACTAGCTTCATCTTGTTGTGTGAATATGAACAACTACATGGTACTGAATATGGCTGATGGTGTGTATACATATACATTTAGTGCAGAGAAAAGGCCTGATTGCGTTGCTTGTTGCAATTCTACTAGGGTTATGAAAATCGATCCTGATGCtacattacaatatatttatacaaaactttgcGAAGATCAAGCTTATTTGATGAAGAGTCCAG gcATAACCACTGTAATTAATGGATGCAATAAAACATTATACATGTCATCTATTAAGAGCATTGAAGAAAGGACAAAAGATAATTTAAAGAAGAAATTAACAGATTTGGGTTTGTTTAATGGTGCTGATATATTAGTAGCAGATGTGACTACTCCTAACACCATaaccataaaattaaaattcgaaacTCTTGATGTTGATAtgactaaataa
- the LOC101738796 gene encoding uncharacterized protein LOC101738796 — protein sequence MAGNKVNTKSKGKEDKSKSNNRGNGQTNEENELPDYALLRKPILTSITSFGQARKIFDLATEELKNLLSNECDILYECKVCRNIFRSLANFVSHKRVYCKEKFSTTIHGHFVKATSALKELMKIKHLEEEYQESLKESVTEDAEQSDSDERIPLSKDLTEIVEKIAHKNKCKNKSEETQVVLQKIPNSSVAVFQTVEEDESSQNDNIQKQVKEIEKITSRDVAVLQSDGNFTIQRSMPHNTENVIQISDDENDDTGVLKCKTCDLQFSTLKTLKFHMKYKHLESRLVYPCPDCLEIFSTSWSVYRHLFKVHRKTAAQIRRLRESIQSKAFRMNNPPASYERRKNNAKAAAANKISEEERIDQENQAWMDNMEGDGEVPRCGGCGRAFERRAALAAHTHTCLTRTRALAAIRRTDRADSKRIEIQIRKDYNKGEPSIFQLPLKPVDADENKVVVRDEAKEEINGSKSPQIEEQEKEEEEEEKEADESMEVSEEEREPSESPEKTEERPRNVTPEPIIRLPFAQHLEKSNLMALKQKIKPHIEMDSLLCKKCETKFNNAHELFDHAASHHNWMRYACKLCNFKHYCFENLPEHVKVVHKLKGDKDFVYSTVKAINGPEALEMCRIEEDSNISNDTSPDSRRPSRCSSDSSRLSDDSSSSSTRVEIGTRKRKLHHSKIQRRREPTIIDNDETKEKESNTGENVSPSKIIEENSSDIDDASENLSKKQKIVTTTVASRRPVRRRTKRKNEDFEYDLSNLLKMEAQGYRDSQSVVTTKANQTKKKIQEPAVNYDSFNKECSGAFLLLCKKSVEKSAAHMKITNFPVVVNVQKERRLSNIFVRPLLPKSVPKNDKTSPKKDKETDSSPTIESVFYKSKDDGAKATEKGNLNQKESVEITSSNKDQQNVTSELSKNSVNVPPLLPVKFRRQSLEVINNPLINKNIKDFTKAGMKTKILVIKPIKNQDSAKGINTPLKFQTIKLKDANKQIPGEEKMSDQVVVVKVPKVPECALPRPTAELASVNEIAPVIPNSTTNSDKSDDNKNISPNNFDKDTVLKIGESNNKISSIAETKCAKQSDDCNIDSSNTNNTISKQNDLVKVVSESSKL from the exons ATGGCTGGTAACAAAGTGAATACAAAATCAAAGGGAAAAGAAGATAAAAGCAAATCAAACAATAGAGGCAATGGACAAACCAATGAAGAAAATGAACTCCCAGACTATGCCTTACTCAGAAAACCTATCTTGACCAGTATCACTAGTTTTGGTCAAGCAAGAAAAATATTTGACTTAGCTACTGAAGAG CTTAAAAATTTACTATCTAATGAGTGTGATATTTTGTATGAATGCAAAGTTTGCCGAAATATATTCAGAAGCCTAGCAAACTTTGTATCTCACAAACGTGTTTACTGTAAAGAAAAGTTCAGTACCACAATTCATGGACACTTTGTTAAGGCTACCTCAGCA ctcaaagaattgatgaaaataaaacatttagagGAAGAATATCAAGAGTCCTTGAAAGAATCTGTAACAGAAGATGCTGAACAAAGTGATAGCGATGAAAGGATTCCACTTTCAAAAGATTTAACTGAAATTGTTGAAAAAATTGCACACAAGAACAAGTGCAAAAATAAATCGGAAGAAACTCAGGTTGTCTTACAAAAAATACCAAATAGCTCAGTTGCTGTTTTCCAAACAGTTGAAGAAGATGAGAGCAGTCAAAATGATAATATTCAAAAGCAG GTTAAAGAAATTGAGAAAATAACATCGAGAGACGTAGCTGTACTTCAAAGTGATGGTAACTTTACAATACAAAGGTCCATGCCTCATAACACAGAGAATGTCATACAGATCAGTGATGATGAAAATGATGACACTGGAGTGCTTAAATGTAAAACAT GTGATCTACAATTTTCTACACTAAAAACACTTAAGTTTCACATGAAGTACAAACATTTAGAAAGTAGACTTGTATACCCATGTCCTGATTGTTTGGAAATCTTTTCTACTTCATGGAGTGTTTATAGACATCTGTTCAAAGTACACAG AAAAACTGCTGCTCAAATAAGAAGATTACGAGAGTCGATACAGTCCAAAGCTTTTAGAATGAATAATCCTCCTGCATCCTATGAGAGACGCAAGAATAACGCAAAAGCTGCTGCTGCTAATAAAATTAGTGAGGAGGAAAGAATAGACCAAGAGAATCAG GCGTGGATGGACAACATGGAGGGCGACGGAGAGGTGCCGCGGTGTGGGGGCTGCGGGCGCGCGTTCGAACGTCGCGCCGCGCTCGCCGCGCACACGCACACTTGTCTCACTCGCACGCGCGCGCTCGCCGCCATCCGTCGCACCGACCGCGCAGACTCTAAACGCATCGAGATACAGATCCGCAAGGACTACAATAAGGGAGAGCCTTCGATCTTCCAACTGCCTCTCAAACCGGTCGACGCCGACG AAAACAAAGTCGTTGTCCGAGACGAagcaaaagaagaaataaacgGTTCCAAAAGTCCGCAAATCGAAGAACAAGaaaaggaagaagaagaagaggagaaGGAAGCCGATGAATCTATGGAGGTCAGCGAAGAAGAACGCGAGCCCTCAGAGTCTCCGGAGAAAACAGAGGAGCGACCGCGGAATGTCACTCCGGAACCAATAATTCGGCTGCCTTTCGCCCAACATTTGGAAAAAAGTAATCTCATGGCActaaaacaaaagataaaacCGCATATCGAAATGGACAGCTTACTTTGTAAAAAGTGCGAGACGAAATTCAATAATGCACATGAGCTTTTCGACCATGCCGCATCACATCATAATTGGATGAGATACGCTTGTAAATTATGTAACTTTAAACACTACTGCTTTGAAAACTTACCGGAACACGTAAAAGTGGTCCACAAGTTGAAAGGAGATAAAGATTTCGTTTATAGTACTGTAAAGGCTATAAACGGACCTGAAGCCTTGGAAATGTGTAGAATCGAGGAAGATTCAAATATTTCAAATGACACCAGCCCTGATTCTAGACGACCCAGTAGATGTTCCAGTGATTCGAGTCGATTATCTGATGACAGCTCTTCAAGTAGTACTCGTGTTGAAATAGGAACCAGGAAACGTAAATTACATCACAGTAAAATACAAAGGAGACGTGAACCTACAATAATTG ATAATGACGAAACAAAAGAGAAAGAATCAAACACTGGAGAAAATGTTTCTCctagtaaaataattgaagaaaATTCATCAGATATTGACGATGCTAGTGAAAACTTATCTAAAAAACAGAAGATTGTAACAACAACCGTAGCTTCACGAAGACCAgtccgtagaagaaccaaacGCAAAAACGAAGATTTTGAATATGACTtatcaaatttattgaaaatggaAGCACAAGGTTATCGAGATTCCCAGTCTGTAGTTACAACTAAGGCGAACCAAACGAAGAAAAAGATTCAAGAACCAGCTGTGAACTACGATAGTTTCAACAAAGAATGCTCCGGTGCATTTCTGTTGTTGTGTAAAAAATCTGTAGAAAAATCTGCAGCACAcatgaaaataacaaattttccCGTTGTTGTGAATGTTCAAAAAGAAAGACGTCTATCAAACATTTTCGTGCGACCTTTATTACCGAAAAGCGTGCCTAAAAATGATAAAACATCACCCAAAAAAGACAAAGAGACTGATTCTAGTCCCACAATTGAATCTGTTTTCTACAAATCAAAAGACGATGGTGCTAAAGCTACTGAAAAAGGAAATTTAAACCAGAAAGAGTCTGTAGAAATCACAAGTTCAAATAAAGATCAACAAAATGTAACATCAGAATTATCCAAAAACAGTGTAAATGTACCTCCTCTTTTGCCGGTAAAATTTAGAAGACAGAGTTTAGAAGTAATAAATAAccctttaattaataaaaatataaaagattttACAAAAGCCGGAATGAAAACTAAAATACTAGTGATCAAACCAATTAAAAACCAAGACAGTGCAAAAGGAATTAACACACCTTTAAAGTTCCAAACAATTAAACTAAAGGATGCAAATAAACAGATCCCTGGTGAAGAAAAAATGTCTGAtcaagtagtagtagtaaaagtTCCTAAGGTTCCCGAGTGTGCCTTACCTAGACCAACGGCAGAATTAGCATCAGTTAATGAAATTGCGCCGGTTATTCCTAATTCAACTACTAATTCGGACAAGAGTGatgataacaaaaatatttctccTAATAATTTCGATAAAGATACAGTTTTGAAGATAGGTGAAAGCAACAATAAAATTAGTTCAATAGCAGAAACAAAGTGTGCTAAACAAAGTGATGATTGCAATATAGATAGtagtaatactaataatacaATTAGTAAACAGAATGATCTTGTTAAAGTTGTGAGTGAGTcttctaaattataa
- the LOC101744747 gene encoding ubiquinol-cytochrome-c reductase complex assembly factor 1, whose translation MLNSRVIAQVLLQQRHKIRNICNPGIIKCNKIYREHSTVAAEDSYVKKFMKAVGWMDQDRTRLKLTGYFLYESIHANIVYEEWFEKLELPDTLASWFSITELHVWLLMVRYMAEDIAHTAKEKKTYVKGDGHFVRNCIVEALWADVSSRIKLLEGANPSIAKKQVSELSEQFQAALVAYDEGLSDDKILAAAIWRRFYSLSENTDVENVEKIVSFIRRQILILDKISSEELKWKPEIPWLKITD comes from the exons ATGCTGAACAGCCGAGTAATAGCCCAA GTATTGTTACAACAACGACACAAAATTCGAAATATTTGTAACCCTGGAATCATCAAGTGCAAtaagatttatcgagaacacaGCACAGTTGCTGCTGAAGATAGCTATGTAAAGAAGTTTATGAAAGCCGTCGGATGGATGGATCAGGACAGAACT cgTTTAAAACTTACAGGTTATTTTCTATATGAAAGTATTCATGCTAATATTGTTTATGAAGAATGGTTTGAAAAGCTTGAACTTCCTGATACCCTTGCCTCCTGGTTTAGCATAACAGAACTACATGTGTGGTTGTTGATGGTCAGATACATGGCTGAGGACATAGCTCATACAGCCAAAGAGAAGAAAACATATGTTAAAGGAGATGGTCATTTTGTCAGGAATTGCATAGTAGAAGCACTGTGGGCTGATGTTTCTAGTAGGATTAAGCTATTAGAg gGTGCAAATCCATCAATTGCAAAGAAACAAGTATCAGAGCTCTCTGAACAATTTCAAGCTGCCCTTGTAGCCTACGATGAAGGTCTTAGTGATGATAAAATTTTAGCAGCAGCAATATGGAGAAGATTTTATTCATTATCAGAAAATACAGATGTTGAAAATGTAGAGAAAATTGTCAGTTTTATCAGGCGTCAG atattaatattagataaaatatCCAGTGAAGAACTAAAATGGAAACCTGAAATACCTTGGTTGAAAATTACTGattag